In Erpetoichthys calabaricus chromosome 6, fErpCal1.3, whole genome shotgun sequence, one genomic interval encodes:
- the si:ch73-174h16.4 gene encoding leucine-rich repeat-containing protein 14 encodes MSVSLVFLCARKVVSDHGSALNSLPYVPHELYPILFKAAFLDQRPLVIVELVRRWPLPVLSLVRLLQGCHHYHYDLSQDRPSRCCLQAVLLTIVKNLTEKTRNGRRVLRVLDLCGVQDEGGRPEPNSMGGLSRTVAIAKACLEVAKVRRGENTTESASKRRRNTAYIEDTEVVQSLALEVEVRADMFVNASSYECVKQALQAKGPMRLLCRDLRAEELSAQRTATLLELLEPLPLRRVDLRYNNLGLAGINLLLPILAKFPSLMSLRLLYINVDIRHGTPDTESGLREMAAGLGRLRKLRELNLTSLRLSNKLRLLLSSLERALEVVELNYFYLTSSDLYYLAESPHACFLRKLDLSGNSFNEALLPPLQRLLCEASVSLRYLVLSGCNLTDHLVGTLLTSLRRCRNLYSLGCSLNPISTEGLMSLVLVATELPQLQLLVHPQPTDCYEDGLPQPPSYYNLMEFPVNPDRLVQALAELRKAVEQKGRTDLVLSTDLYNYRTADLLEE; translated from the exons ATGTCAGTCTCGCTGGTTTTTTTGTGTGCACGTAAAGTGGTGTCGGACCACGGCTCTGCTCTGAATTCATTGCCATACGTCCCTCATGAGTTGTATCCAATCCTTTTTAAGGCTGCTTTTTTGGATCAACGACCACTGGTAATTGTGGAGCTGGTTAGACGCTGGCCCCTCCCAGTACTCAGCCTTGTTCGGCTCTTGCAGGGATGCCATCACTACCACTATGACCTTAGCCAGGACCGGCCTAGTCGATGTTGCCTGCAGGCTGTTCTGCTCACTATAGTTAAGAATTTGACAGAGAAGACAAGAAATGGAAG GCGTGTTCTGAGAGTTCTGGATTTATGTGGTGTTCAGGATGAGGGAGGAAGGCCTGAGCCCAATTCTATGGGTGGATTGTCCCGCACAGTGGCAATAGCAAAGGCTTGCCTAGAAGTAGCTAAAGTGCGGCGAGGAGAGAACACCACAGAGTCTGCCTCCAAACGCAGGAGAAATACTGCGTATATAGAAGATACTGAGGTAGTACAATCCCTGGCTCTAGAGGTAGAGGTGAGAGCAGATATGTTTGTCAATGCCAGCTCCTATGAGTGTGTAAAGCAGGCCCTACAAGCCAAAGGTCCCATGAGACTTTTGTGTCGGGATCTTCGAGCTGAAGAATTGTCTGCTCAGCGCACTGCAACTTTGCTGGAACTCCTGGAACCTCTCCCCCTACGTAGAGTGGATTTGCGCTACAACAACTTGGGTCTTGCTGGTATCAACCTTCTTTTGCCAATTTTGGCAAAGTTCCCTTCCCTCATGAGCTTGCGTCTACTGTACATCAATGTTGATATACGTCATGGAACTCCTGACACAGAGAGTGGACTTCGAGAAATGGCAGCCGGACTGGGTCGGCTTCGAAAACTAAGGGAATTGAATCTAACATCTTTGCGTCTCTCCAACAAACTCCGGCTTTTGTTGAG ctcTTTGGAGAGAGCCCTGGAAGTTGTGGAGCTGAACTATTTCTATCTGACCTCAAGCGACCTATACTACCTTGCTGAGAGTCCACACGCTTGTTTTCTACGGAAACTGGACCTTAGTGGGAATAGTTTCAACGAGGCACTTCTTCCACCCCTACAGCGCCTATTATGTGAAGCATCAGTATCTCTTAGGTATCTTGTGCTTTCAGGCTGCAACCTAACAGATCACTTGGTAGGCACCCTCTTGACATCTCTGCGTCGTTGTAGAAATCTCTACAGCTTAGGCTGTTCTTTAAACCCAATATCCACAGAGGGACTGATGTCTCTGGTGCTTGTAGCCACTGAGCTTCCACAACTGCAGCTTCTTGTCCATCCACAGCCCACAGACTGTTATGAGGATGGACTGCCACAGCCGCCCTCTTACTATAACTTAATGGAGTTTCCAGTCAACCCTGATAGACTTGTTCAGGCTCTGGCAGAACTAAGGAAGGCTGTAGAGCAGAAGGGTCGGACAGACCTAGTGCTTTCTACTGACCTCTATAATTACAGGACTGCCGACTTGCTGGAGGAGTAA